In Ruania zhangjianzhongii, the following proteins share a genomic window:
- a CDS encoding FAD-binding oxidoreductase has translation MTTPELSTTAAVLSVLRRGDDDYADAARTLVGEGYPELVVRPRSAAEVAAAMHWAGESGMALTVRSAGHSMAGLSRATEGLLLDLRGMADIAVDPATRIARIGGGATWGEVAAALHPHGLGITAGDTAGVGVGGLTLGGGIGWMVRRYGLAIDSLVGAQVVTAAGEILEVSADVHPDLFWSVRGGGAGSGVVTRFDFRAQQVTEVVFGTIVLDPSDPVRLLTGWRDAQCGADERLTTVLSLMPAMGDRPGMAMVQVCFDGPEAEGQAAIDQLLRLAPVLSSDLSVRPYAEVLEDAHMPPGARVTATNTFLDLDAAAVAALGDLYAGGGTVVSVRSLGGAVARVPVGETAFAHRTAEAMAVALRFLPGEPGPDDAVIPGWQAVAEHGSGRYLNFSSAADESALAAAYPPATRERLAQIRAEHDPDGLLSARGAA, from the coding sequence ATGACGACACCCGAACTGTCCACCACCGCCGCTGTCCTGTCGGTGCTGCGCCGTGGCGATGATGACTACGCCGATGCTGCCCGCACCCTGGTGGGTGAGGGGTATCCGGAGCTGGTGGTGCGCCCACGCAGTGCCGCTGAGGTGGCCGCGGCGATGCACTGGGCTGGTGAGAGCGGGATGGCGCTGACCGTGCGCTCCGCTGGTCACAGCATGGCCGGACTCAGCCGGGCGACCGAGGGGCTGCTGCTCGATCTGCGCGGGATGGCGGACATCGCGGTGGACCCGGCGACCAGGATCGCCCGCATCGGGGGTGGTGCGACCTGGGGCGAGGTAGCAGCTGCCCTTCATCCGCACGGGCTCGGCATCACCGCCGGAGACACGGCGGGGGTCGGCGTCGGTGGACTGACCCTGGGCGGCGGGATCGGCTGGATGGTGCGCCGCTACGGACTGGCGATCGACAGCCTGGTCGGCGCGCAGGTGGTGACGGCGGCCGGCGAGATCCTCGAGGTCTCGGCCGATGTACACCCCGACCTGTTCTGGTCCGTGCGCGGCGGCGGTGCCGGTAGCGGGGTGGTGACCCGGTTCGACTTCCGCGCTCAGCAGGTCACCGAGGTCGTGTTCGGCACGATCGTGCTCGATCCGAGCGATCCGGTCCGGCTTCTGACCGGCTGGCGGGACGCGCAGTGTGGTGCGGACGAACGTCTCACCACGGTGCTGTCCCTGATGCCCGCGATGGGCGACCGGCCGGGAATGGCGATGGTGCAGGTCTGCTTCGACGGGCCGGAGGCAGAGGGTCAGGCCGCTATCGACCAGCTGCTGAGGCTCGCTCCGGTGCTCAGCAGCGATCTGAGCGTGCGGCCGTACGCAGAGGTGCTCGAGGATGCCCACATGCCACCCGGGGCCCGGGTCACCGCGACCAACACCTTTCTCGACCTCGACGCGGCCGCCGTGGCAGCGCTCGGCGACCTCTACGCCGGCGGCGGCACCGTCGTTTCGGTGCGATCCTTGGGCGGAGCGGTGGCCCGAGTGCCGGTCGGGGAGACGGCCTTCGCGCACCGCACGGCCGAAGCGATGGCGGTGGCACTGCGGTTCCTGCCCGGTGAGCCCGGCCCGGACGACGCGGTGATACCCGGGTGGCAGGCTGTGGCGGAGCACGGTAGCGGCAGGTACCTCAACTTCTCCTCGGCTGCAGACGAGAGCGCCCTTGCCGCCGCCTATCCGCCGGCAACCCGGGAGCGCCTCGCACAGATCCGGGCGGAGCATGACCCGGACGGTCTGCTGAGCGCCCGGGGCGCTGCGTGA
- a CDS encoding ABC transporter ATP-binding protein: MITLDSLTKVYGSKRAVDHLSVDVAPGAVTGFLGPNGAGKSTTMRVLLGLDRASSGSARINGRNYQELTHPLRTVGALLDPRSGHPGQSARQHLLGMARSNGISSARVPQVLETVGLQDVARSRIGTFSLGMRQRLGIASALLGDPDVLIFDEPVNGLDPEGVTWVRTLMRTLAAEGRTVFVSSHLLSEMAETADHLVVISRGRLVADAPLDDLLEATRTATVRSPDAAELARVLTRADLTVVATGQVLSVTGEGLDRIGQLAHGHGAQLDELSFAGDSLETVYERLTADTAEYRGTNPRTTPAAAPGSTPTEASL; the protein is encoded by the coding sequence GTGATCACCCTCGACTCCCTGACCAAGGTCTACGGCAGCAAGCGAGCGGTCGACCACCTCTCCGTGGACGTCGCGCCCGGAGCGGTCACCGGCTTCCTCGGCCCGAACGGCGCCGGAAAGTCCACCACGATGCGGGTGCTGCTCGGCCTGGACCGGGCGAGCTCGGGTTCGGCTCGGATCAACGGCAGGAACTACCAAGAACTGACCCATCCGCTCCGGACCGTCGGCGCCCTGCTGGATCCCCGGAGCGGTCACCCTGGGCAGTCCGCCCGCCAGCATCTTCTGGGGATGGCGCGTAGCAACGGGATCAGCTCGGCTCGCGTCCCGCAGGTGCTGGAGACTGTCGGTCTGCAGGACGTTGCCCGTAGCCGGATCGGCACCTTCTCCTTGGGGATGCGGCAGCGCCTCGGCATCGCCTCGGCCCTGCTCGGGGACCCGGACGTGCTGATCTTCGATGAACCGGTCAACGGTCTGGACCCCGAGGGTGTCACCTGGGTGCGCACCTTGATGCGCACCCTCGCCGCCGAGGGCCGCACGGTGTTCGTCTCCAGCCACCTGCTCAGCGAGATGGCCGAGACCGCCGATCACCTGGTGGTGATCAGCAGGGGCCGCCTGGTCGCCGATGCCCCGCTCGACGATCTGCTCGAGGCCACCCGCACAGCCACGGTCCGAAGCCCCGACGCGGCCGAGCTGGCGAGAGTGCTCACCCGTGCCGATCTCACCGTGGTGGCAACCGGGCAGGTGCTCTCCGTGACCGGTGAAGGCCTGGACCGGATTGGCCAGCTGGCCCACGGTCACGGGGCTCAGCTCGACGAGCTCTCCTTCGCCGGAGATTCCCTCGAGACCGTCTATGAACGCCTGACCGCCGACACCGCCGAGTACCGGGGCACGAACCCCCGTACCACGCCGGCCGCCGCGCCCGGCTCCACCCCTACGGAGGCTTCCCTGTGA
- a CDS encoding L-aspartate oxidase, producing the protein MSTAQVRERLLSTSVLVIGTGGAGLRAAIELAQRGVQVLAVGKRRKQDAHTTLAAGGINAALGTMDPEDSWEQHAADTLRESYFLAEPAIVETVARHAAHGIEELQTWDMPFAREEDGRISQRFFGAHTYRRTAYAGDYTGLEIQRTLIRRAAELQVPIIDSIYITRLLVADGTIFGAYGFDITDGTPVQIHADAVVLAAGGHTRIWRQTSSRRDENTGDSFRLAALAGARIRDAELVQFHPSGLLEPEDAAGTLVSEAARGEGGILTNALGERYMERYDPERMELSTRDRVALAGYTEIAAGRGTEKGGVWLDVSHLPPEVIHQKLPRLYRTLIDLQMLDITTTKMEIAPTAHYSMGGVWVAPDDHGTGVDGLYAIGEASSGLHGANRLGGNSLIELLVYGRITGEYAADYVASRTMVHRDGAAVEQARAEMQSLLRAEGTESARRLQRDVRNLMTENAGVVRTEEGLQEGLRTLDALDSRAQDVTARPDRAGFDDLAHAYDLLGALLAARATLESALERRESRGCHNRSDFPAMDPALQGSFVWSPTAGVSFEPVAAAPDSFRSLAEADADDSVTGKLVE; encoded by the coding sequence ATGAGCACCGCACAGGTCCGAGAACGACTGCTGTCCACCTCCGTCCTCGTGATCGGCACAGGCGGTGCCGGGTTGCGGGCGGCGATCGAGCTTGCCCAGCGCGGTGTTCAGGTGTTGGCCGTGGGTAAACGACGCAAGCAGGACGCTCACACCACCCTCGCCGCCGGTGGCATCAACGCCGCACTGGGCACCATGGATCCTGAGGACAGCTGGGAGCAGCACGCTGCCGACACACTGCGCGAGTCCTACTTCCTGGCTGAGCCGGCGATCGTCGAGACCGTGGCCCGCCATGCCGCTCACGGAATCGAGGAGCTCCAGACCTGGGATATGCCCTTTGCCCGGGAGGAGGACGGGCGAATCTCCCAGCGCTTCTTCGGTGCCCATACCTACCGCCGGACCGCTTACGCCGGCGACTACACCGGGCTGGAGATCCAGCGGACCCTGATCCGCCGCGCGGCCGAACTGCAGGTTCCGATCATCGACAGCATCTACATCACCCGTCTGCTGGTGGCCGACGGCACGATCTTCGGCGCCTATGGATTCGACATCACCGATGGCACTCCCGTGCAGATCCATGCCGACGCCGTGGTGCTGGCCGCAGGCGGCCACACCCGCATCTGGCGGCAGACCTCCTCCCGGCGGGACGAGAACACCGGTGACTCCTTCCGGCTCGCTGCGCTGGCCGGGGCCCGGATTCGGGACGCCGAGCTGGTCCAGTTCCACCCCTCCGGGCTGCTGGAGCCCGAGGACGCCGCAGGCACCCTGGTCTCAGAAGCCGCGCGTGGCGAGGGAGGGATCCTCACCAACGCTCTGGGTGAGCGGTACATGGAGCGCTACGACCCGGAGCGGATGGAGCTCTCCACCCGGGACCGGGTGGCCTTGGCCGGGTACACGGAGATCGCGGCCGGTCGGGGGACCGAGAAGGGTGGCGTCTGGCTGGATGTCTCCCATCTGCCCCCCGAGGTCATCCACCAGAAGCTTCCCCGCCTCTACCGCACGCTGATCGACCTGCAGATGCTCGACATCACGACCACGAAGATGGAGATCGCGCCGACAGCGCACTACTCCATGGGTGGGGTGTGGGTGGCCCCCGACGACCATGGCACGGGTGTGGACGGACTGTATGCGATCGGTGAGGCGTCCTCGGGTCTGCACGGCGCCAACCGCCTCGGCGGGAACTCGCTGATCGAACTGCTTGTCTATGGACGCATCACCGGCGAGTATGCCGCGGACTACGTCGCCTCGCGCACCATGGTCCACCGTGACGGTGCTGCGGTGGAGCAGGCCCGTGCGGAGATGCAGTCCCTGCTCCGGGCCGAGGGCACCGAATCGGCCCGGCGGCTGCAGCGCGACGTGCGCAACCTGATGACCGAGAACGCCGGCGTCGTGCGCACCGAGGAGGGGCTACAGGAAGGCCTCCGCACGCTGGACGCCCTCGATAGCCGCGCACAGGACGTCACCGCGCGCCCCGACCGCGCCGGCTTCGACGACCTGGCCCACGCCTATGATCTCCTGGGCGCACTGCTTGCCGCCCGCGCCACACTGGAGAGCGCCCTGGAGCGGCGGGAATCGCGCGGCTGCCACAACCGCTCGGACTTTCCCGCGATGGACCCGGCGCTGCAGGGCAGTTTCGTCTGGTCGCCGACCGCGGGGGTCAGCTTCGAGCCGGTAGCCGCGGCACCGGACTCGTTCCGGTCCCTGGCCGAGGCCGATGCAGACGACTCGGTGACCGGCAAGCTCGTGGAGTAG
- a CDS encoding amidohydrolase family protein, whose amino-acid sequence MDSGIPNHAGIRDGSGISDQPRIGPEESVHLRARVLPDGEETELWISGGVISRSPVPGARTIVTGGWVLPALVDAHLHVGVAEIGGPLDLDVLAGELALLARSGIGAARILGSPSTLPDDVLSPDGGPLLQHAGVPLAAPDRFIPGWGELVSGDGLTDACAERRGSGWLKIIADWFDDTGSYSAAFDGETLSRAIAAAHESGHRVAVHTQSADGGRSAVLAGADSIEHGMHLPMEVLPDLAARRGVLVPTGTVFEQLAESMASDEVPPELRRWYSDGVASHPELVRRAWESGVTVLAGTDLPVGALIDEVEWLIAAGLPVGEAIGAASWTAREVLDLPRLRDGDRADLIWTEDDPRTDPGRLRAPDLVILSGSAVG is encoded by the coding sequence ATGGACTCTGGCATCCCGAACCACGCTGGCATCCGAGACGGCTCTGGTATCTCGGACCAGCCGCGGATCGGCCCTGAGGAGAGCGTGCACCTGCGCGCTCGGGTTCTCCCGGACGGTGAGGAGACGGAGCTGTGGATCTCCGGCGGGGTGATCAGCCGGTCACCGGTGCCGGGCGCGCGGACGATCGTCACCGGTGGCTGGGTGCTGCCGGCGCTGGTGGATGCGCACCTGCACGTCGGCGTCGCGGAGATCGGCGGGCCGCTCGACCTTGATGTCCTGGCGGGTGAGCTCGCCCTGCTCGCGCGCAGCGGGATCGGCGCGGCGCGGATCCTCGGCAGCCCGAGCACGCTGCCGGACGATGTGCTCAGCCCTGACGGCGGCCCGCTGCTCCAGCACGCAGGGGTCCCGCTGGCTGCGCCGGACCGGTTCATCCCGGGCTGGGGCGAACTGGTCTCGGGCGACGGCCTGACCGACGCCTGTGCCGAGCGACGCGGCTCCGGCTGGCTGAAGATCATTGCCGACTGGTTCGACGACACGGGAAGCTACAGCGCCGCCTTCGACGGAGAGACGCTGAGCCGCGCGATCGCCGCCGCACACGAGTCGGGCCACCGCGTGGCCGTGCACACGCAAAGCGCCGACGGCGGCCGGTCCGCGGTTCTTGCCGGAGCGGATTCGATCGAGCACGGGATGCACCTGCCGATGGAGGTGCTGCCGGACCTGGCAGCGCGGCGCGGTGTGCTGGTGCCGACCGGGACCGTGTTCGAGCAGCTCGCCGAGTCGATGGCCAGTGACGAGGTTCCACCCGAGCTGCGGCGTTGGTACTCCGACGGCGTCGCCTCGCACCCGGAGCTGGTCCGGCGAGCCTGGGAGAGCGGGGTCACGGTCCTGGCCGGGACGGACCTCCCGGTGGGCGCCCTGATCGACGAGGTGGAGTGGCTGATCGCCGCCGGGCTGCCGGTCGGGGAAGCCATCGGCGCCGCCTCCTGGACGGCGCGGGAGGTACTCGACCTTCCCCGACTGCGCGACGGCGACCGCGCAGACCTGATCTGGACCGAGGACGATCCGCGTACGGATCCAGGCCGGTTACGAGCGCCGGACCTGGTGATCCTCTCGGGCTCCGCCGTCGGCTAG
- a CDS encoding ABC transporter, which translates to MTATPAPAPAPAPAMTTSTPPWLGAIAFEWTKIASVRSTRWIIISAILITAGGSWLLGTSALASGLNGFATAMPAPYLAFQTMLVAQIAIVLLATLAISSEYSTGAIVTTLQSVPVRGRMLAGKSLVVALGSALVGVVLIGVGTPIAAASAAEFGTFTAADLVRALIGTGIGFAFLSLLVLGLGTALRSAAGTILATLAILQVLPVALPLFNQDWATDLVQYLPNQAITVLATHPSEPYTWPVALAVLAGWAAASLAAGYTALRLRDA; encoded by the coding sequence GTGACCGCCACGCCCGCACCCGCGCCCGCACCCGCACCCGCGATGACGACCAGCACCCCACCATGGCTCGGCGCCATCGCCTTCGAGTGGACAAAGATCGCGAGCGTCCGCTCCACCCGCTGGATCATCATCAGCGCAATCCTGATCACCGCCGGCGGCAGCTGGCTGCTCGGCACCTCCGCACTGGCCAGTGGTCTGAACGGCTTTGCCACCGCGATGCCGGCGCCCTACCTGGCGTTCCAGACGATGCTGGTGGCGCAGATCGCCATCGTGCTGCTCGCGACCCTCGCGATCTCGAGCGAGTACTCCACCGGCGCGATTGTGACCACCCTGCAGTCCGTACCGGTACGCGGCCGGATGCTTGCGGGCAAGTCGCTGGTTGTCGCTCTCGGGTCCGCCCTCGTCGGCGTCGTCCTGATCGGGGTCGGCACGCCGATCGCGGCGGCATCAGCTGCGGAGTTCGGGACGTTCACGGCCGCCGACCTGGTCCGTGCCCTCATCGGGACCGGGATCGGGTTCGCCTTCCTCAGCCTGTTGGTGCTCGGGCTGGGAACTGCGCTGCGCAGCGCCGCCGGCACGATCCTGGCCACCCTCGCGATCCTGCAGGTGCTCCCGGTGGCGCTACCGCTGTTCAACCAGGACTGGGCCACCGACCTGGTGCAGTACCTGCCGAACCAGGCGATCACGGTCCTGGCCACCCACCCCAGCGAGCCGTACACCTGGCCCGTTGCCCTCGCAGTACTGGCCGGCTGGGCGGCGGCGAGCCTGGCTGCCGGGTACACCGCACTGCGGCTCCGTGACGCGTGA
- a CDS encoding histidine kinase, which yields MLPRGWWWPVGLAACAVAVPFLTANAGVVAVPGMAVLAYFAGRRLSGMQPALVAIGVGLIAQLVIAWIQTPGSFLSEWFSFAGVDFVFLILPWWIGRSVKLRNERRAEINRVIADLARSRERARIAEDMHDLLGHDLALIALSSGALELMPDSSAEQRAAATEIRRRAVAATDRLHDVVGILRADGREPSTAPAADGLTALIADARSSGLDVTVLHSGPALAAPVAQAVERVVQEALTNAAKHAPGAPIDVVIDSTHDPIVATVTNPTPPGHGDPPPSGDRPGSAGLGLIGAQERLRLLGGTLEAGEHRDGFRVLARLPARPEPLTNHGPQDPEADRSIRTVRRSIRSRQWRTAVVPLIVAVALAGTLVVFQVLTVRSTGMTRQTFDQISIGQTRAEIAALLPPSAIDSDGVPDVIPIPPTPDPETCEFYLAREHVFDLSSDLYRICADDGVIVAADHLVPGGAR from the coding sequence ATGTTGCCTCGCGGCTGGTGGTGGCCGGTAGGACTTGCCGCGTGCGCGGTGGCGGTGCCCTTCCTCACGGCCAACGCCGGGGTCGTGGCTGTTCCCGGCATGGCCGTGCTGGCTTACTTTGCCGGACGGCGGCTGTCCGGTATGCAACCGGCGCTCGTGGCGATCGGGGTCGGCCTGATCGCGCAGCTCGTGATCGCCTGGATCCAGACGCCCGGATCCTTCCTCTCCGAATGGTTCTCGTTCGCCGGAGTGGATTTCGTGTTCCTGATCCTGCCGTGGTGGATCGGCCGCTCGGTGAAGCTGCGCAACGAACGGCGCGCGGAGATCAATCGGGTCATCGCGGATCTGGCGCGGTCGCGGGAACGCGCTCGGATCGCCGAGGATATGCACGATCTGCTCGGTCACGACCTGGCGCTGATCGCCCTGAGCAGTGGGGCGCTCGAACTGATGCCCGACAGCTCTGCGGAGCAGCGGGCCGCAGCCACGGAGATCCGCAGGCGCGCTGTCGCGGCCACGGACCGGCTGCATGACGTCGTCGGCATCCTGCGCGCCGACGGGCGCGAGCCCAGCACGGCACCCGCAGCCGACGGACTGACCGCGCTGATCGCCGACGCACGATCCTCCGGTCTGGACGTGACCGTGCTCCACAGCGGGCCCGCCCTCGCGGCGCCGGTCGCGCAGGCCGTCGAACGGGTGGTCCAGGAAGCCCTGACGAACGCGGCCAAGCACGCTCCGGGCGCACCGATCGACGTGGTCATCGACAGCACCCACGATCCGATAGTGGCGACGGTGACCAACCCGACGCCCCCCGGGCACGGTGACCCACCGCCGTCGGGCGATCGGCCTGGCTCCGCAGGCCTGGGCCTGATCGGCGCGCAGGAACGGCTGCGATTGCTCGGCGGGACCCTGGAGGCTGGTGAGCATCGCGACGGATTCCGCGTCCTGGCACGCCTCCCGGCGCGGCCGGAGCCGCTCACGAACCACGGACCGCAAGATCCTGAAGCCGACCGCAGCATCCGCACCGTGCGCCGGAGCATCCGCAGCAGGCAGTGGCGCACCGCCGTCGTGCCGCTCATCGTGGCGGTGGCGCTGGCGGGGACGCTGGTGGTGTTCCAGGTGCTGACCGTGCGCAGCACCGGGATGACCCGGCAGACCTTCGACCAGATCAGCATCGGTCAGACCCGGGCAGAGATCGCCGCACTGCTGCCACCCTCAGCCATCGACAGCGACGGAGTGCCGGACGTGATCCCGATACCGCCCACCCCAGACCCGGAGACCTGCGAGTTCTACCTCGCCCGCGAGCACGTGTTCGACCTGAGCTCGGACCTGTACCGGATCTGTGCCGACGACGGCGTCATCGTCGCCGCGGACCACCTGGTGCCCGGAGGTGCCCGGTGA
- a CDS encoding LysR family transcriptional regulator, giving the protein MRLEQLSSFEAVARLGHFTHAAEELFLSQPSLSRQIASLERELGARLFHRGPAGAALTQAGEVLLPIARRMLGDAQSAREQLDELAGLRRGHVRLGAPPTLCVSLVADVLTAFRADHPGVDLHITEGGSRSLVDAMHEGALDLALLVTRGMEPSIPHTELIPLLSEELVVVSAADAPLPGSAWANGGSLTATELALAELAQIPQVAFNRTYDLRTALDATFSAHGLSPTIAVEGAEMDAVLRFVERGLGVAVVPAMVVIDRPALHSTRLVHPSLARTVSLARRTGVELSTSAAVMQQVLFETVDRLTAPGTDLARLVTVASPETNERGDHARGQ; this is encoded by the coding sequence ATGAGGTTGGAGCAGCTCTCCTCGTTCGAGGCCGTGGCCCGGCTCGGGCACTTCACTCATGCCGCCGAGGAACTTTTCCTCAGCCAGCCCTCGCTCAGTCGGCAGATCGCGTCGCTGGAGAGAGAACTCGGCGCCAGGCTGTTTCATCGTGGGCCGGCCGGGGCGGCACTGACCCAAGCCGGCGAGGTGCTCCTACCCATCGCCCGGCGCATGCTCGGCGACGCTCAGTCCGCCCGCGAGCAGCTGGACGAGCTCGCCGGACTGCGGCGCGGTCACGTCCGACTCGGCGCCCCGCCGACCCTGTGCGTCTCCCTGGTGGCCGATGTCCTGACCGCCTTTCGGGCCGACCATCCCGGTGTGGACCTGCACATCACCGAAGGAGGTTCGCGTTCCCTGGTCGACGCCATGCACGAGGGCGCGCTCGATCTGGCCCTGCTCGTCACCCGCGGAATGGAACCATCGATACCCCACACTGAGCTGATTCCGCTGCTGTCCGAAGAGCTGGTGGTGGTCTCCGCCGCAGATGCCCCACTGCCGGGGTCCGCCTGGGCGAACGGTGGGAGCCTGACCGCGACCGAGCTGGCGCTGGCGGAGCTGGCGCAGATCCCTCAGGTGGCCTTCAACCGGACGTACGACCTCCGCACAGCCCTGGACGCGACGTTCTCCGCCCACGGCCTCAGCCCGACGATCGCGGTCGAGGGCGCTGAGATGGACGCGGTGCTCCGATTCGTGGAGCGCGGACTGGGAGTGGCTGTCGTTCCGGCAATGGTCGTCATCGATCGCCCCGCGCTGCACAGCACCCGGTTGGTGCATCCCTCCCTGGCCCGGACCGTCAGCCTGGCCCGGCGCACCGGCGTCGAGCTCTCCACCTCCGCAGCAGTCATGCAGCAGGTCCTCTTCGAGACCGTGGACCGACTCACCGCACCCGGCACCGACCTCGCGCGCCTGGTCACCGTCGCCTCACCGGAGACGAACGAGCGTGGCGACCACGCGCGAGGCCAGTAG
- a CDS encoding response regulator transcription factor, translated as MTPGSQGPPPGSGGPPAERRIRVLIADDEPLVRGGVRAILATDPQIEVVGEAGDGHEAVAAVAATRPTVALLDIRMPRLDGLGACQEILRLVPETKVVILTTFGEDAYISDALTAGASGFLLKASDPRELLDAVRAVADGAAYLSPRVAHRVIGALRGGPAPSPDATERIAGLTDREREVLTLVGAGSSNAEIARRLYLTEGTVKGYVSAILAKVGADNRVKAAILAYEAGLR; from the coding sequence GTGACGCCGGGTTCGCAGGGACCGCCACCAGGCTCCGGCGGTCCTCCGGCAGAGCGGCGGATCCGGGTGCTGATCGCCGACGACGAGCCGCTGGTCCGGGGCGGTGTCCGGGCGATCCTGGCCACCGACCCACAGATCGAGGTGGTCGGCGAGGCCGGTGACGGGCACGAGGCGGTAGCGGCGGTAGCGGCCACCCGGCCCACCGTGGCGCTGCTGGACATTCGGATGCCCCGGCTGGACGGGCTCGGCGCGTGCCAGGAGATCCTCCGGTTGGTGCCGGAGACGAAGGTGGTCATCCTCACCACTTTCGGCGAGGACGCCTATATCTCCGATGCACTCACTGCCGGTGCCTCCGGATTCCTGCTCAAGGCCTCCGATCCTCGCGAGCTGCTCGATGCCGTCCGTGCCGTGGCGGACGGCGCGGCCTACCTGTCCCCACGCGTGGCGCACCGAGTGATCGGCGCACTGCGCGGCGGGCCCGCACCGAGCCCCGACGCCACCGAGCGGATCGCCGGGCTCACCGATCGGGAACGCGAGGTGCTCACGCTCGTCGGCGCCGGATCCTCGAACGCCGAGATCGCCCGGCGGCTGTACCTGACCGAAGGCACGGTCAAGGGATACGTGAGCGCGATCCTCGCGAAGGTAGGAGCGGACAACCGGGTCAAGGCCGCGATTCTCGCTTACGAGGCCGGCCTGCGGTGA
- a CDS encoding MFS transporter encodes MWSDLRTVAVHSGFRRLFAVRLVSQCGDGMFQAGLATLFFFSPENLATAGAVAAAFAVLLLPFTIVGPFAGPLLDRWRRRQVLLFGNAVRVVLTLLLAVLMAVDGVSVGVYVLALVTLGVNRFLLAALSAALPRVVPREQLLIANALTPTLGAVAAVVGAGIGFGLGLLLPAGPMKDGVVLAVAAALFGGASALALRLGKDQLGPEARPSRTGLRQAWGDLRATAVDLGRGARYLVLRGTPGSALGIMALHRFLYGVNFIALILISRNLLVDPTDAAAGLAMFGLLTGISFAGNGLAIVLTPLAHERMSPSTWVVVCLGLGAISQVLMGVQPVFGVIAAAAVLMGLAVQGAKIAVDTIVQADTDDSYRGRAFSLYDTLYNGAFAGAAALAAAVLPDTGYSRPTFFALAAVYLVLAVGYRIIVRRLRDQPRDIAPKVERS; translated from the coding sequence ATGTGGTCGGACCTGCGCACCGTGGCTGTGCACTCGGGGTTCCGCAGACTGTTCGCCGTACGCCTGGTCTCCCAGTGCGGAGACGGCATGTTCCAGGCCGGCCTGGCCACCCTGTTCTTCTTCTCTCCGGAGAACCTGGCCACCGCCGGCGCGGTAGCTGCGGCGTTCGCCGTGCTGCTGCTGCCGTTCACGATCGTGGGCCCGTTCGCCGGCCCGCTGCTGGACCGGTGGCGGCGGCGGCAGGTGTTGCTGTTCGGGAACGCCGTGCGAGTGGTGCTCACCTTGTTGCTTGCCGTGCTGATGGCCGTCGACGGCGTCTCCGTGGGTGTCTACGTCCTCGCCCTGGTCACGTTGGGGGTGAACAGGTTCCTGCTCGCAGCGCTCTCGGCCGCCCTGCCTCGAGTGGTGCCGCGGGAACAGCTGCTGATCGCCAACGCCCTCACCCCGACCCTGGGTGCAGTGGCGGCGGTGGTCGGCGCCGGGATCGGATTCGGACTGGGCCTGCTGCTCCCGGCCGGGCCGATGAAGGACGGTGTGGTGCTGGCCGTGGCGGCGGCCCTGTTCGGCGGTGCGTCCGCACTGGCACTGCGGCTGGGCAAGGACCAGCTCGGGCCGGAGGCGCGGCCCTCGCGCACCGGCCTGCGGCAGGCCTGGGGGGACCTGCGCGCCACGGCAGTGGACCTGGGGCGTGGGGCACGGTATCTGGTGCTGCGTGGGACACCGGGTTCGGCGCTGGGCATCATGGCACTGCACCGGTTCCTCTACGGCGTGAACTTCATCGCACTCATCCTCATCTCCCGCAACCTGCTGGTGGACCCGACGGATGCGGCAGCCGGGCTGGCGATGTTCGGGCTGCTGACCGGGATCTCTTTCGCCGGCAACGGGCTGGCGATCGTGCTCACCCCGCTGGCGCACGAGCGGATGAGCCCGTCCACCTGGGTGGTGGTCTGCCTCGGCCTGGGCGCGATCAGCCAGGTGTTGATGGGGGTGCAGCCGGTGTTCGGGGTGATCGCCGCTGCGGCCGTGCTGATGGGGCTGGCGGTCCAGGGTGCCAAGATCGCCGTGGACACCATCGTGCAGGCCGACACCGACGACTCCTACCGGGGCCGGGCGTTCTCCCTCTACGACACGCTGTACAACGGAGCGTTCGCCGGCGCTGCAGCCTTGGCTGCCGCAGTGCTGCCGGACACCGGGTACTCGCGGCCCACGTTCTTCGCGCTCGCCGCGGTCTACCTGGTGCTGGCGGTCGGGTACCGGATAATCGTGCGCCGGCTGCGGGACCAGCCGCGCGACATCGCACCGAAGGTGGAGCGATCGTGA